From the genome of Nasonia vitripennis strain AsymCx chromosome 1, Nvit_psr_1.1, whole genome shotgun sequence, one region includes:
- the LOC116417261 gene encoding chromatin assembly factor 1 subunit rlf2-like, whose product MFWPEDILDSKGKKSRSYKRSRVPSVISSAAWQNIVEQEQNDKKAKMEEAVLRKKIKLEKQEKTKIEREENKKKKEEEKILKDQKRLEKEKEKLMKQEARLKALEEKTRVKEEALLQIKRKADIKNQIEEELQKKLDAENDKPINE is encoded by the coding sequence ATGTTTTGGCCGGAAGATATTTTAGATAGCAAGGGTAAAAAAAGTCGCTCTTATAAAAGAAGCAGAGTTCCATCTGTTATATCAAGTGCTGCATGGCAAAACATAGTTGAGCAAGaacaaaatgataaaaaagccAAAATGGAAGAAGCAGtactaagaaaaaaaattaaattagaaaagcaagagaaaacgaaaattgaaagagaagaaaataaaaaaaagaaggaggaagaaaaaatcttGAAAGATCAAAAACGACtcgagaaggaaaaagagaagCTTATGAAGCAAGAAGCAAGGCTTAAAGCTTTAGAAGAAAAAACGCGCGTCAAAGAAGAAGCTTTGCTtcaaattaaaagaaaagctGATATTAAAAACCAAATTGAAGAAGAGCTGCAGAAAAAGTTAGATGCCGAAAATGATAAACCtattaatgaataa